In a genomic window of Piliocolobus tephrosceles isolate RC106 chromosome 1, ASM277652v3, whole genome shotgun sequence:
- the THAP3 gene encoding THAP domain-containing protein 3 isoform X2 encodes MPKSCAARQCCNRYSSRRKQLTFHRFPFSRPELLKEWVLNIGRGNFQPKQHTVICSEHFRPECFSAFGNRKNLKHNAVPTVFAFQDPTQVRENTDPASERGSASSSQKEKVLPEAGAGEDSPGRKMDTALEELQLPPNAEGPVKQVSPWRPQATEAVGRPAGPAGLRRPPSKQPSDHSYALLDLDSLKKKLFLTLKENEKLRKRLQAQRLVMQRMSSRLRACKGHRGLQARLGPEQQS; translated from the exons ATGCCGAAGTCGTGCGCGGCCCGGCAGTGCTGCAACCGCTACAGCAGCCGCAGGAAGCAGCTCACCTTCCACCG GTTTCCGTTCAGCCGCCCGGAGCTGCTGAAGGAGTGGGTGCTGAACATTGGCCGGGGCAACTTCCAGCCCAAGCAGCACACGGTCATCTGCTCCGAGCACTTCCGGCCAGAGTGCTTCAGCGCCTTTGGAAACCGCAAGAACCTGAAGCACAACGCCGTGCCCACGGTGTTCGCCTTTCAGGACCCCACACAG GTGAGGGAGAACACAGACCCTGCCAGTGAGAGAGGAAGTGCCAGCTCTTCTCAGAAAGAAAAG GTCCTCCCTGAGGCGGGAGCCGGAGAGGACAGCCCTGGGAGAAAGATGGACACTGCGCTTGAAGAGCTTCAGTTGCCCCCAAATGCCGAAGGCCCCGTAAAACAG GTCTCGCCATGGAGGCCGCAAGCAACAGAGGCTGTTGGCCGGCCGGCCGGCCCTGCGGGCCTGAGAAGGCCCCCGTCCAAGCAGCCATCTGATCACAGCTATGCCCTTTTGGACTTAGATTCCCTGAAGAAAAAACTCTTCCTCActctgaaggaaaatgaaaagctcCGGAAGCGCTTGCAGGCCCAGAGGCTGGTGATGCAAAGGATGTCCAGCCGCCTCCGTGCCTGCAAAGGGCACAGGGGACTCCAGGCCAGACTTGGGCCGGAGCAGCAGAGCTGA
- the THAP3 gene encoding THAP domain-containing protein 3 isoform X1 encodes MPKSCAARQCCNRYSSRRKQLTFHRFPFSRPELLKEWVLNIGRGNFQPKQHTVICSEHFRPECFSAFGNRKNLKHNAVPTVFAFQDPTQQVRENTDPASERGSASSSQKEKVLPEAGAGEDSPGRKMDTALEELQLPPNAEGPVKQVSPWRPQATEAVGRPAGPAGLRRPPSKQPSDHSYALLDLDSLKKKLFLTLKENEKLRKRLQAQRLVMQRMSSRLRACKGHRGLQARLGPEQQS; translated from the exons ATGCCGAAGTCGTGCGCGGCCCGGCAGTGCTGCAACCGCTACAGCAGCCGCAGGAAGCAGCTCACCTTCCACCG GTTTCCGTTCAGCCGCCCGGAGCTGCTGAAGGAGTGGGTGCTGAACATTGGCCGGGGCAACTTCCAGCCCAAGCAGCACACGGTCATCTGCTCCGAGCACTTCCGGCCAGAGTGCTTCAGCGCCTTTGGAAACCGCAAGAACCTGAAGCACAACGCCGTGCCCACGGTGTTCGCCTTTCAGGACCCCACACAG CAGGTGAGGGAGAACACAGACCCTGCCAGTGAGAGAGGAAGTGCCAGCTCTTCTCAGAAAGAAAAG GTCCTCCCTGAGGCGGGAGCCGGAGAGGACAGCCCTGGGAGAAAGATGGACACTGCGCTTGAAGAGCTTCAGTTGCCCCCAAATGCCGAAGGCCCCGTAAAACAG GTCTCGCCATGGAGGCCGCAAGCAACAGAGGCTGTTGGCCGGCCGGCCGGCCCTGCGGGCCTGAGAAGGCCCCCGTCCAAGCAGCCATCTGATCACAGCTATGCCCTTTTGGACTTAGATTCCCTGAAGAAAAAACTCTTCCTCActctgaaggaaaatgaaaagctcCGGAAGCGCTTGCAGGCCCAGAGGCTGGTGATGCAAAGGATGTCCAGCCGCCTCCGTGCCTGCAAAGGGCACAGGGGACTCCAGGCCAGACTTGGGCCGGAGCAGCAGAGCTGA
- the THAP3 gene encoding THAP domain-containing protein 3 isoform X3: MAGWRDERALEPCQAGHHLPAAPPLPAGPSPPRRPSRRHLCWGQPGLARDAEVVRGPAVLQPLQQPQEAAHLPPQVRENTDPASERGSASSSQKEKVLPEAGAGEDSPGRKMDTALEELQLPPNAEGPVKQVSPWRPQATEAVGRPAGPAGLRRPPSKQPSDHSYALLDLDSLKKKLFLTLKENEKLRKRLQAQRLVMQRMSSRLRACKGHRGLQARLGPEQQS; this comes from the exons ATGGCGGGATGGCGGGATGAGCGCGCCCTGGAGCCGTGCCAGGCCGGTCACCACCTCCCGgcggccccgcccctccccgcaGGTCCTTCCCCTCCCCGCAGGCCCAGCCGCCGCCATCTTTGTTGGGGGCAGCCGGGCCTGGCTCGAGATGCCGAAGTCGTGCGCGGCCCGGCAGTGCTGCAACCGCTACAGCAGCCGCAGGAAGCAGCTCACCTTCCACCG CAGGTGAGGGAGAACACAGACCCTGCCAGTGAGAGAGGAAGTGCCAGCTCTTCTCAGAAAGAAAAG GTCCTCCCTGAGGCGGGAGCCGGAGAGGACAGCCCTGGGAGAAAGATGGACACTGCGCTTGAAGAGCTTCAGTTGCCCCCAAATGCCGAAGGCCCCGTAAAACAG GTCTCGCCATGGAGGCCGCAAGCAACAGAGGCTGTTGGCCGGCCGGCCGGCCCTGCGGGCCTGAGAAGGCCCCCGTCCAAGCAGCCATCTGATCACAGCTATGCCCTTTTGGACTTAGATTCCCTGAAGAAAAAACTCTTCCTCActctgaaggaaaatgaaaagctcCGGAAGCGCTTGCAGGCCCAGAGGCTGGTGATGCAAAGGATGTCCAGCCGCCTCCGTGCCTGCAAAGGGCACAGGGGACTCCAGGCCAGACTTGGGCCGGAGCAGCAGAGCTGA